A genome region from Zootoca vivipara chromosome 11, rZooViv1.1, whole genome shotgun sequence includes the following:
- the LYSMD3 gene encoding lysM and putative peptidoglycan-binding domain-containing protein 3 produces the protein MTAKKQNFSFQLPAVVQPTVDNHLYTFGNGISSDSDVLEDDTELYELRPRGREKVRRSTSRERIDDIVFITKDIKEGDTLNAIALQYCCSVADIKRVNNLITDQDFFALRTIKIPVKKFSVLTETHSFPKSRQASRSASTLYSTESPDASQAAEPFSTETVGNFLKEVDRDIEQIVKCNATKRENLHEVVSALSTQQLNFEPDGKSIKRKDPHYGADWGIRWSTAVVIMVVVVIITPVFYLLYYEVLAKVDVSHHSTAEYTSVTAPSQPKPLENGINHPIS, from the exons ATGACAGCAAAAAAACAGAATTTCAGTTTCCAGCTCCCTGCTGTAGTGCAGCCTACAGTGGATAATCATTTGTATACATTTGGGAATGGTATCAGTTCCGACAGTGATGTGCTAGAAGATGATACAGAGCTGTATGAACTGCGAcccaggggaagggagaaagtcCGAAGAAGTACATCAAGAGAAAGGATTGATGATATTGTATTTATAACCAAGGACATAAAGGAAGGAGACACACTAAATGCAATAGCTCTCCAGTATTGTTGTTCA GTAGCAGATATCAAAAGGGTGAACAATCTTATTACAGATCAGGACTTCTTTGCACTGCGAACTATTAAAATTCCAGTGAAGAAGTTCAGTGTATTGACTGAGACACACAGCTTTCCAAAAAGCAGGCAAGCTTCAAGATCTGCTTCTACTTTGTACTCTACAGAATCCCCAGATGCATCACAAGCTGCCGAGCCATTCTCCACAGAGACTGTTGGTAACTTTTTGAAAGAAGTAGACCGTGATATAGAACAAATAGTGAAGTGTAATGCTACAAAGAGAGAGAATCTTCATGAAGTTGTTTCTGCCTTATCAACCCAACAGTTAAACTTTGAACCGGACGGTAAATCCATCAAGCGGAAAGATCCTCATTATGGAGCAGATTGGGGAATAAGATGGTCAACAGCAGTAGTGATAATGgtagtggtggtaataataactcctgttttttatcttttatacTATGAGGTTTTAGCTAAAGTGGATGTCAGCCACCATTCTACAGCAGAATATACTTCAGTTACAGCACCATCTCAGCCCAAACCACTAGAAAATGGAATAAATCACCCTATTTCATGA
- the POLR3G gene encoding DNA-directed RNA polymerase III subunit RPC7 isoform X2 → MARSGRGRGRAALTFDIAAIGFVKGEALPEAVFGPSPLYPTTDYKPIPLKMGEDEDYLLALKQELRGAMKRTPYFMTKKNESEGFVPVERYSKKYLQMNEKDLEWTPDWSRLPRELKPKKKTEKGGKPKKAQTVTPKTNVDVLKKIEELEKKGDEEKSDEEEKDKEEEEEEGEPEEYEEEHEEENDYIASYFEDGDDYGAGSDDDMDEATY, encoded by the exons ATGGCCAGGTCAGGCCGAGGAAGAGGGCGTGCTGCCTTGACCTTTGACATTGCAGCAATTGGCTTTGTTAAAGGTGAAGCGCTACCTGAAGCAGTATTTGGGCCTTCTCCACTATATCCT ACAACAGATTACAAACCAATACCACTGAAAATGGGAGAGGATGAGGATTACCTTTTGGCTTTAAAACAAGAGCTCAGAGGGGCAATGAAACGGACGCCTTATTTTATGACCAAAAAGAATGAAAGTGAAG GTTTTGTACCTGTTGAAAGATACAGCAAAAAATACTTGCAGATGAATGAAAAGGACCTAGAATGGACCCCAG ATTGGAGCAGACTCCCAAGAGAGCTgaaaccaaagaagaagactgagaaag GTGGAAAACCGAAGAAAGCACAAACTGTAACACCGAAAACTAATGTGGATGTTTTGAAAAAGATAGAG GAGCTAGAAAAGAAAGGAGACGAAGAAAAATCAGATGAGGAGGAAAAAgataaagaggaagaggaggaggagggggagccagAGGAGTATGAAGAAGAGCATGAAGAG GAGAACGACTATATTGCTTCCTACTTTGAAGATGGAGATGACTATGGAGCCGGCAGTGATGATGACATGGATGAAGCAACTTACTGA
- the POLR3G gene encoding DNA-directed RNA polymerase III subunit RPC7 isoform X1, with translation MARSGRGRGRAALTFDIAAIGFVKGEALPEAVFGPSPLYPTTDYKPIPLKMGEDEDYLLALKQELRGAMKRTPYFMTKKNESEGFVPVERYSKKYLQMNEKDLEWTPDWSRLPRELKPKKKTEKAGGKPKKAQTVTPKTNVDVLKKIEELEKKGDEEKSDEEEKDKEEEEEEGEPEEYEEEHEEENDYIASYFEDGDDYGAGSDDDMDEATY, from the exons ATGGCCAGGTCAGGCCGAGGAAGAGGGCGTGCTGCCTTGACCTTTGACATTGCAGCAATTGGCTTTGTTAAAGGTGAAGCGCTACCTGAAGCAGTATTTGGGCCTTCTCCACTATATCCT ACAACAGATTACAAACCAATACCACTGAAAATGGGAGAGGATGAGGATTACCTTTTGGCTTTAAAACAAGAGCTCAGAGGGGCAATGAAACGGACGCCTTATTTTATGACCAAAAAGAATGAAAGTGAAG GTTTTGTACCTGTTGAAAGATACAGCAAAAAATACTTGCAGATGAATGAAAAGGACCTAGAATGGACCCCAG ATTGGAGCAGACTCCCAAGAGAGCTgaaaccaaagaagaagactgagaaag CAGGTGGAAAACCGAAGAAAGCACAAACTGTAACACCGAAAACTAATGTGGATGTTTTGAAAAAGATAGAG GAGCTAGAAAAGAAAGGAGACGAAGAAAAATCAGATGAGGAGGAAAAAgataaagaggaagaggaggaggagggggagccagAGGAGTATGAAGAAGAGCATGAAGAG GAGAACGACTATATTGCTTCCTACTTTGAAGATGGAGATGACTATGGAGCCGGCAGTGATGATGACATGGATGAAGCAACTTACTGA